AGCGCGGTCGACAGCGGGCTGCCGCCGCGCACCGCGTCGCGCACGTCGAGCAGCGTGCGCCGTGCGGCGCTGTCCTCCGGCAGGTCGAGCAGGATGGTCAGTGCGCGATCCAGCGGCTGCCCGGCGCCCAGCAACGTCGCCAGCTGCTGGGTGAACTGCACCAGTCGCTGGCCGGCAAAGGGTTTCGGTTTGAACAGCGCCTTCCATGCGCCATCGCCGCCGCCTTCGCTGGCGGGCCGCGCCTCGACCGGAAGATGGCCCTGCTCCTGCAGTCGCAACACGACGTCCTGCTCGCTGGCGGCCTCCATCTGGCCGTCGAGCAGCTCACCGCGCGCGTTGAGCGCCTTGTAGCGGTAGAGGGTCATGTGGCTCGGCTAGCGCTTTTGCTCGTCATTCCCGCGCTCTTGCCCTCGCTCGTCATTCCCGCGAAGGCGGGAATCCAGCGTCGTTGGCACGGTATCGGAGATCGTAGGCCACAAGTCATTCCAGTACGGGTTCCGCGCTTCGATCAGGCGAATCTTCCAGTTCCTGTTCCACTTCTTCAGCTGCTTCTCGCGCAGGATCGCCGCGTCCATCGTCTCCGCGACGTCGTACCAGACCAATCGCGTGACGTCGTACTTGCAGGTGAATCCGTCCACAAGGTGCTCGCGGTGCTGCCAGATACGCGCAACCAGGTCGCTGGTCACGCCGATGTAAAGCGTGCCGTTGCGACCACTGCCCAGGATGTACACCGCTGGAAGTCTGTCCATGACTGCCTCCGGGAAGCAAAGACACTGGATCCCCGCCTTCGCGGGGATGACGTAGATATCAACATTTGGAGCTTCGGCAGATGCCATGTCAGCAACTGCCCCGCGGGCTTACGCATCCTCGGTCACCCGCAGCACTTCCTCGATGGTGGTCTGGCCGGCGAGTGCCTTGCGGATGCCGTCCTCGTACATGGTCTGCATGCCGGCGTCGCGGGCGATGCGTTCGAGTTCGCCCATGCCGGCGTGGCGCATCACCGCGCGGCGCAGCTCGTCGTTCATCACCAGGAATTCCATGATCGTGGTGCGGCCGAGATAGCCGGTCGGCGCGATGGCCGAGGCACGTGGGCGGTACAGGCGGATCTCGCCCGCCGACTGGAAGCGGCGCAGGTCGAACCTTTCGATCTCTTCCGGGCTCGCCGGGTAGCTTTCCGCGTGCGTCGGCTCCAGCCGGCGCACCAGGCGCTGGGCGAGGATGCCGTTGACGGTCGAGGTCAGCAGGTAGTCCTCCACGCCCATGTCGAGCAGGCGGGTGATGCCGCCGGCGGCGTTGTTGGTATGCAGCGTCGACAGCACGAGATGCCCGGTCAGCGCCGACTGGATGGCGATGCGCGCGGTTTCCAAGTCGCGCATCTCGCCGATCATGATGATGTCGGGGTCCTGGCGCACGATCGAGCGCAGGGCGTTGGCGAAGTCGAGCCCGATCTGCGGCTTGGCCTGGATCTGGTTGATGCCCTCGATCTGGTATTCGACCGGATCCTCGACGGTGATGATCTTGACGTCGGCGGTGTTGAGCTTCGACAGCGCGGTATAGAGCGTGGTGGTCTTGCCCGAACCGGTCGGGCCCGTCACCAGCAGGATGCCGTGCGGTTGTTCCAGCACGTGCTGGAACTGCGGCAGGAAGTCGTCGGTGAAGCCGAGCCGATGGAAGTCGAGCACCACCGTCTCGCGGTCGAGCAGGCGCATCACCACGCTCTCGCCGTGCGCGGTCGGCATGGTCGACACGCGCAGGTCGAGTTCCTTGCCCTGCACGCGCAGCATGATGCGGCCGTCCTGCGGCAGCCGGCGCTCTGCAATGTTGAGCCGCGCCATGATCTTGATGCGGCTGATCACCGCCGCGGTCAGGTTCACCGGCGGGCTCTCGCCGTCGATCAGCACGCCGTCGACGCGGTAACGGACTTTCAGCCGGCTTTCGAACGGCTCGATGTGGATATCGGAGGCGCGCAGCTCCACGGCACGCTGGATCACGAGGTTCACCAGCCGGATCACCGGCGCGCCGGAGGCGAGGTCGCGCAGGTGCTCGACGTCGTCGACATCGGCCCCGCCCTCGCCATCGGCGGAGGCATCCACGATCGTGCCCATCGCGCTGCGGCCCTGGCCGTACCAGCGCTCGACCAGGTCGGCGATTTCGGAGCGCAGCCCCACCGCCGGTGACAACGCGCTGCCGGTGGCCAACGCCACCGCCTGCCGCGCGTAGTCGTCCCAGGGATCGGCCATCAGCAGCTCGAGGCGGCCGTCGCGCTCGCCCAGCGGACAGAGGTGGAATTCCTTGAGGAAGCGCAGTGTCAGCGGCTGGCTGCCTTCGAGCGGTTCGGGCGGTGTGTCGGGCAGTTCGCGCGCGGCCAGCAGCGGCAGGTCGAGCACCTCCGCACAGGTTTCGGCGTGGTCGCGCTCGGAGACCAGCCCGAGCCGGCCGAGCAGGCCCAGCAGGCTGCCGCCGGACTCCGCATGCACGCGGCGCGCGCGGGCGAGATCGGCCTCCTTGAGGCGACCGCGCGCGACCAGCGCCGCGATGATGCGGGTCTCGTTGTCCGGCGCCACCGGCGCCTCGCCCGTGTCCATGGATACCGCGTTCACTCGACCGCCATCCCGTGCTGCGACCCGCCGGACTTTAGCAGGCCGGTCGCGGCGCACGCGGGCGGCCCTGCCGGCGGACATGACCTTCGACACCCGGTGACTTCTGGCCGGTGGCGCCGCCCGCGCGCAGGTCCATGCTGCCGGCGTCGCCTCCGAAGTGACCCGCCGCCATGGCCTGTCCGCGCGCCGTCCTCGCCGCTTCCGTGATCGCCCTCTGGCTTGCCGTGGCCCCGGCGTCCGCCGGCACCCGCGCCTCGCCCGGCTGCAATGTCGAAACGTCCTACACCGTGCAGGTGGACGCGGAGGGCCTGCGTTTCGACGCGGCCGGCGACGTGTCGCCGCGGCGGGTGGAGATCCACGACGGCGGCCTCCGCCTCGATGGCACGGCCCGGCCGGTGAGCGCGGCCGACGCGGTGCGCCTGCGCGAGATCGAATCCGGCACACGCGCGCTGCTCCCCGAGATCGCCGCGGTGGCGCGCGAGGCCATCCATCTCGGCTTCGACGCGCTGGGCGGCGTGCATGCGGCGCTGGGCGGCGACCGCCGTCGTGCCCGCGACATCGAAGCGCTGCGCCAGCGTGCGCTGCTGCGGGTCGACCAGACCCTGGGACGTGGCACCTGGCACCACGACAGCCTTGGCGCCGCGTTCGAGGCGGAACTGGCGGCGGCAGCCAGCGAGGTCGCCGCCACCGTCACCCCCGCCCGCGCGGTATGGATGGCGTTCTCCGGCGGCGCCGGCCGCATGGAGCGCCGGATGGAGGCGATGGAGGCCGATCTCGAACGCCAGGCGACGGTACGCGAGCAGGCAATCGAGGCGCATGCCGGAGCGCTGTGCGCGCGGCTTGAACGGCTGCACGGGCTGCAGGAATCGCTGGAACTGCGGCTCGACGACGGTCGCCCGCTGCGGCTGTTCGAATACGACGCCGATGCACCGGACCCCGACGCGCCCGCCACGCTGGACGTCAACGGGGAACGGGCGCCACCGCGCTGATGCGATAGGGCCCCGGCCGTCCGGGGTGCGGCTTCGACCCAACCCGGGCGCCCGCGGGCGACGCAGGCCGTCGCCCCCCGACAGGTGGAGCGCACCCGGGGGGTGTGCGACATCGCCCCACCCGGGACGGTCGGGGGGCTGCGATATCCTTGCCGCATGCCTGATTCCGTCCCGCAACCCCTGCACGGAGCGCTCCCGACCCCGGACCCGCGCCCACAGGCGCCGGAACCGCCACTGCCCAGCGACTGCTGCGAAAGCGGCTGCGCGGTCTGCGTCTACGACAGCTATGCCGAGGAACTGGCCGACTATCGCCTGCGGCTGGCAGCGTGGATCGAGCGCCACCCGGACGCGGCCGACTAGCCGCTGCGCACCTGGCGTGCGCGCCGGCAGCGTCCGGGCCGCCGGGTGCCGCGACGCAACGGGAACTTCCAACCGATGGTCTAGCATGCGCGCCTTTCCCGCATTGCGAGCCTTCCCCATGCGCACCCCTGCCTATGCCGCGCCGTCCGCCGACGAGCCACTGGCTCCCTTCACCGTCGAGCGCCGCGAGCCGCGCGCGCACGAAGTGCTGATCGACATCCTCTACTGCGGTGTCTGCCATTCCGACATCCACCAGGTCCGCGACGAATGGGGCGGCTCGATCTTCCCGATGGTGCCCGGCCACGAGATCGTCGGCCGCGTCAGTCGCGCCGGCGAAGGCGCGACCCGGTTCGCCGTCGGTGACCTGGTCGGCGTCGGCTGTTTCGTCGATTCCTGCCGCAGCTGCGAGCAGTGCCGCGCCGGCGAGGAGCAGTACTGCCGCGAAGGCATGACCGGGACCTACAACAGCCGCGAGCGCGACAGCGGCGAACCGACCTACGGCGGCTATGCGACGCGCATCGTCGTCGACGAGAACTACGTGGTGCGCATCCCCGACGGCATCGCGCCGGAGCGCGCGGCACCGCTGCTGTGCGCGGGCATCACCACCTACTCGCCGCTGCGCCATTTCGGCGTCAAGGCCGGCGACGAGGTCGCGGTGGTGGGGCTGGGCGGGCTCGGCCACATGGCGGTGAAGCTGGCGCGCGCGATGGGTGCGCGGGTCACCGTGCTCAGCACATCCGAATCCAAGCGCCAGGACGCGATGGCGCTGGGCGCCGAGGGCTTCCTGTCCACCCGCGAGCGCAGCATGTTCCGCGAGCACGCCGGCACCTTCGACTTCATCATCGATACGGTCTCGGCGCAGCACGACTACAACGCCTACCTCAACCTGCTGAAGATCGACGGCACGATGGTGCTGCTGGGCATTCCGGACCCGACCCCGCTCAGCGCGTTCCCGCTGGTGTCCGGGCGCCGCCGGCTTGCCGGCTCGATGATCGGCGGCATCCGCGAAACCCAGGAGATGCTCGACTTCTGCGCCGAGCACGGCGTGGCGTCGGACGTGGAAGTGATCGACATCGCCGACATCAACAACGCCTACGAACGCATGCTCAAGGGCGACGTGCGCTACCGCTTCGTAATCGATACCGCCTCGCTCGGCGAGGCCTGACACGGCGAGGGGCGCCAACCGGCGCCCCTGTTTTTGCGATCGCTCGGAGCGTCGAGCGCGGTCAGCCCTGCAGCGCGCGCTCGATGTCCTCCAGCGGCGCGTTGGTGAGGTTCTTGCCGATCTCGGCCAGCATCCGCGCACTGGTCTCCTTGTGCAGCAGCGGGCGCATCTGCCCGAGCGTCTGCGGGTCGGCCATCAGCACCAGGTGCTCGTACTGGTGCTTGAGCGCGGCGGCATTGAGGTTGTTCGCCAGCTGCTTGGCGAACGTGGCCTCGTCGATTTCGGCGCCAGTGGATTCGGTCGGCATGCTGCCCGCCGGGCCATCGTCGTTCATGTTCATCAGTTCGAGCAGTTCCTCCTGCCGCAGCATCGGGTACTGCTCGTCGCCGACATTGCGGAACACGCGCGCGCCGCCGCCATCTGCAACCACCACCAGGGTTCGGGCCGGAATCTTCATGGAATCTCCTGTGTCTGGGAACGTGCCGGCCACTCTAGGAAGCCGCCCGTGACGGACGCGGCCAAAGGCCGGCAGGTGATTCAGCCATCACCGGGCGACGGACCCGCCGCCGCCAGCGCCTGGGCCAGCTCGCCGCGGTCCTGTGGCCGCACCACCCGCGCCACTTCCTCGCCATCGCGCAGCACCACCAGCGTCGGCCACAGCTTCACCCGGTAGCTGCGGCCCAGCGGGCGTCCGCGCCCGTCCTCGATGCGGATATGGCGGACGTCGCCGCCGCGCGCGTCGATCACGGCGTCCACCAGCGGCTGCGCCATCCGGCAATGGCCGCACCAGTCGGTGCCGAAATCGAGCACCGTCACCCCAGCCAGCGCATC
This portion of the Luteimonas yindakuii genome encodes:
- a CDS encoding DUF2884 family protein; translated protein: MACPRAVLAASVIALWLAVAPASAGTRASPGCNVETSYTVQVDAEGLRFDAAGDVSPRRVEIHDGGLRLDGTARPVSAADAVRLREIESGTRALLPEIAAVAREAIHLGFDALGGVHAALGGDRRRARDIEALRQRALLRVDQTLGRGTWHHDSLGAAFEAELAAAASEVAATVTPARAVWMAFSGGAGRMERRMEAMEADLERQATVREQAIEAHAGALCARLERLHGLQESLELRLDDGRPLRLFEYDADAPDPDAPATLDVNGERAPPR
- a CDS encoding GIY-YIG nuclease family protein, with product MDRLPAVYILGSGRNGTLYIGVTSDLVARIWQHREHLVDGFTCKYDVTRLVWYDVAETMDAAILREKQLKKWNRNWKIRLIEARNPYWNDLWPTISDTVPTTLDSRLRGNDERGQERGNDEQKR
- a CDS encoding NAD(P)-dependent alcohol dehydrogenase, encoding MRTPAYAAPSADEPLAPFTVERREPRAHEVLIDILYCGVCHSDIHQVRDEWGGSIFPMVPGHEIVGRVSRAGEGATRFAVGDLVGVGCFVDSCRSCEQCRAGEEQYCREGMTGTYNSRERDSGEPTYGGYATRIVVDENYVVRIPDGIAPERAAPLLCAGITTYSPLRHFGVKAGDEVAVVGLGGLGHMAVKLARAMGARVTVLSTSESKRQDAMALGAEGFLSTRERSMFREHAGTFDFIIDTVSAQHDYNAYLNLLKIDGTMVLLGIPDPTPLSAFPLVSGRRRLAGSMIGGIRETQEMLDFCAEHGVASDVEVIDIADINNAYERMLKGDVRYRFVIDTASLGEA
- a CDS encoding host attachment family protein, giving the protein MKIPARTLVVVADGGGARVFRNVGDEQYPMLRQEELLELMNMNDDGPAGSMPTESTGAEIDEATFAKQLANNLNAAALKHQYEHLVLMADPQTLGQMRPLLHKETSARMLAEIGKNLTNAPLEDIERALQG
- a CDS encoding thioredoxin family protein, with protein sequence MAHDYLPETLTRTDADALAGVTVLDFGTDWCGHCRMAQPLVDAVIDARGGDVRHIRIEDGRGRPLGRSYRVKLWPTLVVLRDGEEVARVVRPQDRGELAQALAAAGPSPGDG
- a CDS encoding oxidoreductase-like domain-containing protein: MPDSVPQPLHGALPTPDPRPQAPEPPLPSDCCESGCAVCVYDSYAEELADYRLRLAAWIERHPDAAD
- the gspE gene encoding type II secretion system ATPase GspE, giving the protein MNAVSMDTGEAPVAPDNETRIIAALVARGRLKEADLARARRVHAESGGSLLGLLGRLGLVSERDHAETCAEVLDLPLLAARELPDTPPEPLEGSQPLTLRFLKEFHLCPLGERDGRLELLMADPWDDYARQAVALATGSALSPAVGLRSEIADLVERWYGQGRSAMGTIVDASADGEGGADVDDVEHLRDLASGAPVIRLVNLVIQRAVELRASDIHIEPFESRLKVRYRVDGVLIDGESPPVNLTAAVISRIKIMARLNIAERRLPQDGRIMLRVQGKELDLRVSTMPTAHGESVVMRLLDRETVVLDFHRLGFTDDFLPQFQHVLEQPHGILLVTGPTGSGKTTTLYTALSKLNTADVKIITVEDPVEYQIEGINQIQAKPQIGLDFANALRSIVRQDPDIIMIGEMRDLETARIAIQSALTGHLVLSTLHTNNAAGGITRLLDMGVEDYLLTSTVNGILAQRLVRRLEPTHAESYPASPEEIERFDLRRFQSAGEIRLYRPRASAIAPTGYLGRTTIMEFLVMNDELRRAVMRHAGMGELERIARDAGMQTMYEDGIRKALAGQTTIEEVLRVTEDA